A single Oryzias melastigma strain HK-1 linkage group LG24, ASM292280v2, whole genome shotgun sequence DNA region contains:
- the LOC112158169 gene encoding membrane-associated transporter protein-like, whose translation MTLLSEDQSARPQPCLLSEPGKHISTSLDQYRPDSKEDYMDSVETSVFGAVEPPRRSRGRLILHSLVMFGREFCYAVEAAFVTPVLLSVGLPRSLYSLVWLISPILGFLLQPIIGSASDYCRSSWGRRRPYILVLGILMLVGLSMFLNGDAVVSGEEQFACFRFSVFQLLAQSTFLLAGKYFFKNSTFIIKKEKKTCSI comes from the coding sequence ATGACCCTGCTGTCAGAGGACCAGTCTGCCAGGCCCCAGCCTTGTCTGCTGTCAGAACCCGGGAAACACATCAGCACGTCTTTGGACCAGTACAGACCAGACTCTAAAGAGGACTACATGGACAGTGTGGAGACCTCTGTGTTTGGGGCTGTGGAGCCCCCTCGACGGTCTCGGGGTCGCCTGATCCTCCACAGTTTGGTTATGTTTGGTCGGGAGTTCTGCTACGCGGTGGAAGCGGCATTCGTCACGCCGGTGCTCCTCAGCGTGGGTCTCCCCCGCAGTCTGTACAGCCTGGTGTGGCTGATCAGCCCCATACTGGGCTTTCTGCTTCAGCCCATCATCGGCTCAGCAAGCGACTACTGTCGCTCTTCCTGGGGCAGGAGGAGGCCCTACATCCTGGTCCTCGGCATCCTCATGCTGGTGGGGCTCAGCATGTTTCTCAATGGAGATGCAGTGGTCTCAGGTGAGGAACAGTTTGCATGTTTTAGATTTAGTGTTTTTCAACTTCTAGCTCAAAGTACGTTTTTGTTAGctgggaaatatttttttaaaaattccacttttatcataaaaaaagaaaaaaaaacttgtagcatctga